Proteins encoded within one genomic window of Phormidium ambiguum IAM M-71:
- a CDS encoding anti-sigma factor antagonist (This anti-anti-sigma factor, or anti-sigma factor antagonist, belongs to a family that includes characterized members SpoIIAA, RsbV, RsfA, and RsfB.), with amino-acid sequence MYCEVIVLKETTLIQVPPRLTVLEAVEFRKTCHELCQSDNPPSKIVFDFSNTTFMDSSGLGALVSNFKLTKDRGIEIVLRDVRPQVMAVLSLTGLNAVLPIEQTKVETEKVTNKNEIVPPPTHPSIYSWIKRSLDIVGAIVGLGITVILFLPIAIAIKLDSPGPILFGQIRCGWMGKKFRMWKFRSMCANAEQMKSQVENQLAGPLFKNDNDPRITKVGRFLRKTSLDEIPQFWNVLIGEMSLVGTRPPTPDEVEKYDVPEWQRLDVKPGMTGEWQVNGRSQIKNFEDVIRLDLKYQQNWSLMYDLKLIFKTIFIVFNRNSGAY; translated from the coding sequence ATGTATTGTGAGGTAATTGTATTGAAAGAAACCACCTTGATTCAAGTACCCCCACGCTTAACAGTGCTAGAAGCTGTGGAATTTAGAAAAACTTGTCATGAGCTTTGTCAATCAGATAATCCACCGAGTAAGATCGTTTTCGATTTTAGCAATACTACCTTTATGGATAGTAGCGGTTTAGGTGCTTTAGTCAGCAATTTTAAACTGACAAAAGACCGAGGAATTGAAATAGTATTGCGAGATGTACGTCCACAAGTAATGGCAGTTTTATCGCTGACAGGATTGAATGCAGTTTTACCGATCGAGCAAACTAAGGTAGAAACAGAAAAAGTTACAAATAAAAACGAAATTGTTCCCCCTCCCACTCATCCTTCGATTTACTCTTGGATTAAGCGATCGCTTGATATTGTCGGAGCAATAGTTGGGTTAGGAATTACAGTAATTTTATTTCTTCCCATTGCCATTGCCATTAAATTAGACAGTCCGGGACCGATTTTATTTGGTCAAATTCGTTGTGGTTGGATGGGCAAAAAATTTCGGATGTGGAAATTCCGATCGATGTGCGCCAATGCTGAACAAATGAAATCACAAGTAGAAAACCAACTGGCTGGGCCATTATTCAAAAATGATAACGACCCAAGAATCACTAAAGTAGGTCGATTTTTACGAAAAACTAGCTTAGATGAAATACCCCAGTTTTGGAATGTTTTAATTGGTGAAATGAGTTTAGTTGGCACTAGACCACCGACACCCGATGAAGTAGAAAAGTATGATGTCCCTGAATGGCAGCGTTTGGATGTTAAACCCGGTATGACTGGCGAATGGCAAGTAAACGGCAGGTCACAAATTAAAAATTTTGAAGATGTCATTCGCTTAGACTTGAAATATCAACAGAATTGGAGTCTCATGTATGACTTGAAGTTGATTTTCAAAACTATCTTCATTGTATTTAACAGAAATAGCGGTGCTTATTAG
- a CDS encoding peptidoglycan-binding domain-containing protein, translated as MKHYSGIWLWELSKIRRDYLDALKQVQCKRVYLKVLDDATPGIFWGWQCTPDIVNTFEAYGIEVWGWGYIFDRRSSTDTSGILDAVRRAIGCGIKGFVFDVEEEVKNQATHSQLREILTRAKAIVPLGCLGYTSFGAPEFHKDVPYNMLNELCDLQFPQIYFEKFTFGAGNPSPAENESEIQICLQQHRDMRLNKPILPLWGSESDSNYPATANALQKYLAQYPGSSIWRSPNAGERGEAWNCTYNHAVDIQDSIQQPQPQVRLYQPAPIPLLFARELQLGDQGEDVYILICTLMGLGFLRKDDQVTDLFNVNVDEAVRWAQRHFGIDDDGIVGPITKSSLENALRRARGEIVPSPLPGGFNPTKFADFCELQLRSHIPWTPEIKFVQPFVKVLGRQRWPWCGATVYWLINEFLYKPNGKTMPLKDSGMEATFALVEAFQKLFQRQGWYQDNRAGYVPPPGSIVMFDWNQININEPDRDYEDHIGVFLRMNGDLFVCAEGNTDQQVVSRGRTAIKERKRHLIQGFGVIPEGWSPL; from the coding sequence ATGAAACACTATAGTGGTATTTGGCTTTGGGAATTAAGCAAAATTAGAAGAGATTATTTAGATGCCTTAAAGCAAGTTCAATGCAAGCGCGTCTATCTAAAAGTTCTAGATGATGCTACTCCAGGGATATTTTGGGGATGGCAATGCACTCCAGATATTGTCAATACATTTGAGGCTTATGGGATTGAGGTCTGGGGATGGGGATATATTTTTGACCGCCGTTCTTCGACAGATACTTCTGGAATTCTTGATGCTGTAAGGCGTGCGATCGGTTGTGGAATTAAAGGATTTGTTTTTGATGTTGAAGAGGAAGTAAAAAACCAAGCAACTCACTCGCAACTTCGAGAAATCTTAACGCGAGCTAAGGCTATTGTTCCACTTGGTTGTCTGGGATATACCAGCTTTGGAGCACCGGAGTTTCACAAGGATGTTCCTTACAATATGCTCAACGAGCTTTGCGATCTTCAATTTCCCCAAATTTACTTTGAAAAGTTCACTTTTGGCGCAGGTAATCCGAGCCCCGCAGAAAATGAATCAGAGATTCAAATCTGTCTTCAGCAACACAGAGATATGAGACTCAACAAGCCTATCTTGCCACTCTGGGGCAGTGAAAGCGATAGTAACTATCCAGCAACAGCCAATGCGCTACAAAAATATCTTGCCCAGTATCCAGGATCTTCCATTTGGCGTTCTCCTAATGCTGGTGAACGAGGAGAAGCTTGGAACTGCACTTATAACCATGCTGTTGATATCCAAGACAGCATTCAGCAACCTCAACCACAAGTACGTTTGTACCAACCCGCGCCGATCCCACTGCTTTTTGCACGGGAACTACAGCTTGGCGACCAGGGAGAGGATGTTTACATCTTAATCTGTACTCTCATGGGTCTTGGATTTCTCAGAAAGGACGATCAGGTCACAGATTTATTCAATGTAAATGTTGATGAAGCTGTGAGGTGGGCACAGAGACATTTTGGGATTGATGATGATGGGATTGTTGGCCCAATTACAAAATCATCACTAGAAAATGCTTTACGCCGTGCTAGGGGAGAAATTGTACCGTCACCTCTACCAGGCGGTTTCAATCCCACTAAGTTTGCAGACTTTTGTGAATTACAACTTCGTTCTCATATTCCCTGGACACCAGAGATTAAGTTCGTTCAGCCATTTGTTAAAGTTCTTGGTCGGCAGCGGTGGCCTTGGTGTGGCGCAACTGTATACTGGCTAATTAATGAATTCCTATACAAACCTAATGGCAAGACTATGCCACTGAAAGATTCCGGTATGGAAGCTACCTTTGCACTCGTTGAAGCTTTCCAAAAGCTCTTTCAACGACAAGGGTGGTATCAAGATAATCGGGCTGGTTATGTTCCACCACCTGGATCAATTGTTATGTTTGATTGGAATCAGATTAACATTAATGAACCCGATCGTGATTATGAAGACCACATAGGTGTATTTCTCCGCATGAATGGCGACTTGTTCGTTTGTGCTGAAGGAAACACTGACCAACAAGTTGTTAGTCGCGGTCGTACAGCAATCAAGGAACGCAAGCGTCATTTAATTCAAGGATTTGGAGTGATTCCTGAAGGATGGAGTCCTCTGTAA
- a CDS encoding sugar O-acetyltransferase, which translates to MEQPKTEREKMLAGELYLSADAELKALHLNACRLTRLYNNTGEEEQELRSQLLHQLFAKVGKNPQITPNFYCDYGCHIYVGDNFYMNYGCVILDCNTVHIGDNVLCAPYVQIYTAYHPVDPNIRLTGKELAAPIKIGNNVWIGGGAIICPGVTIGDNTTIGAGSVVTKNIPENVVAAGNPCRVIREL; encoded by the coding sequence ATGGAACAGCCAAAAACAGAAAGAGAAAAAATGCTTGCTGGCGAGTTATATCTCTCTGCTGATGCAGAGTTAAAAGCTTTGCATCTAAATGCTTGTCGGCTGACTCGGTTGTATAATAATACGGGAGAGGAAGAGCAGGAATTGCGATCGCAACTTCTCCACCAACTATTCGCTAAAGTAGGAAAAAATCCCCAAATTACCCCGAATTTCTATTGCGATTACGGTTGTCATATTTATGTCGGTGACAACTTTTACATGAATTATGGTTGCGTAATTTTAGATTGCAATACAGTGCATATTGGCGACAATGTTTTGTGTGCGCCTTATGTGCAAATTTACACCGCTTATCACCCAGTAGACCCTAACATTCGCTTAACAGGAAAGGAACTCGCTGCACCAATAAAAATCGGTAACAATGTTTGGATTGGTGGTGGGGCAATTATTTGTCCCGGTGTAACAATTGGCGATAATACTACTATTGGTGCCGGAAGTGTGGTGACAAAAAATATTCCTGAAAATGTGGTTGCTGCGGGAAATCCTTGTCGCGTGATTCGAGAGTTATGA
- a CDS encoding DUF2235 domain-containing protein: protein MKRRLIVCCDGTWQDVGESYPTNVIKMAQAINNFGDKHISQIVYYDEGIGSKQINSKRSVIDVLTKFAGGALGLGIDRRIQDAYRFLCLNYEPDDEIYLFGFSRGAYTVRCVAGLIYNSGLLQRKFIRHISEAYELYREKQNPDNAPNGINAVDFRIKYGERVPIKALCCWDTVGSLGVPDLIPGSLDEILNQRYQFYDTKVNPDIEKALHAVAIDEIRKVFDVTLMKPSKENQVTQLWFPGGHGCVGGGSKEECGLSDIALLWMMEQVEKLGLSLDKSCVEGGINQNYAAPFDNKAEFPFNIAGTILREVIGSCGDLHESVKQRWQDPKCNYRPENLMKFRDYLDS, encoded by the coding sequence ATGAAACGTCGTCTTATAGTTTGTTGTGATGGAACTTGGCAAGACGTGGGAGAAAGTTATCCTACTAATGTTATCAAAATGGCACAAGCCATTAATAATTTTGGTGATAAACATATATCCCAGATAGTTTATTACGATGAGGGAATTGGCAGCAAACAGATCAATAGTAAACGTTCTGTTATTGATGTTTTGACAAAATTTGCTGGTGGGGCTTTAGGACTAGGAATCGATCGCAGAATTCAGGATGCCTATCGTTTTCTTTGCCTGAATTATGAACCAGATGACGAAATTTATTTATTTGGGTTCAGTCGCGGTGCTTACACAGTTCGATGCGTGGCCGGATTGATTTATAACTCTGGTTTATTACAGCGAAAATTTATCCGCCATATATCAGAAGCTTATGAACTTTATCGTGAAAAACAAAACCCAGATAATGCACCAAACGGAATAAATGCTGTTGATTTCCGTATCAAATACGGGGAGCGAGTTCCGATTAAAGCCTTATGTTGTTGGGATACAGTCGGATCTCTTGGAGTTCCCGACCTTATTCCTGGTTCATTGGATGAAATATTAAATCAAAGATATCAGTTTTATGACACCAAAGTTAATCCCGATATCGAGAAAGCTCTTCATGCAGTTGCTATTGATGAAATCCGCAAAGTTTTTGATGTCACCCTGATGAAACCTAGCAAGGAAAATCAGGTAACGCAGCTATGGTTTCCTGGTGGTCATGGATGTGTTGGCGGTGGTTCTAAAGAAGAGTGTGGGTTATCTGATATTGCTTTACTTTGGATGATGGAACAAGTAGAGAAACTAGGATTATCCCTAGATAAAAGTTGTGTTGAAGGTGGCATCAATCAAAATTATGCTGCACCTTTTGATAATAAGGCAGAATTTCCATTTAATATCGCGGGAACAATACTACGTGAAGTAATTGGTTCATGTGGTGATTTGCATGAAAGTGTTAAGCAGCGTTGGCAAGATCCTAAATGCAATTATCGACCTGAGAATCTGATGAAGTTTCGAGACTATCTCGATTCTTAG
- a CDS encoding helix-turn-helix domain-containing protein — MEFKPPLFVILEDHPEVAQNNCLFLQKLEPEAIFEITQTHAEVLARLQLETPNLVIIDLLFGTSTGEQSAQASLDLLQRIFQDYPMLNILIYTSEYGYLKPLTKSISRHQGGFVVVSKLERRKAFLEGVRHALDGKLEVPRELRYEIDLDDREIQVLILLSRESLTDKAIANRLNLSLKTIQNCVQRLKAKLSIDYLDENNTSTRVALCMEAVRRKLIVL; from the coding sequence ATGGAATTTAAACCTCCGTTATTTGTGATCCTCGAAGATCACCCAGAAGTCGCCCAGAACAACTGTCTATTTCTGCAAAAGTTAGAGCCGGAAGCAATTTTTGAAATTACTCAAACTCATGCGGAAGTATTGGCACGTCTCCAGTTAGAAACCCCCAATCTCGTGATTATTGATTTACTATTTGGAACTTCTACTGGTGAACAGTCGGCGCAAGCCAGCCTAGATTTGTTGCAACGGATTTTTCAGGATTATCCCATGCTGAATATCCTGATTTATACGAGCGAATATGGATATTTAAAACCACTAACAAAATCTATCAGTCGTCACCAAGGAGGGTTTGTTGTTGTCAGTAAATTGGAACGACGGAAGGCGTTTTTAGAAGGAGTTAGACACGCCTTGGATGGCAAATTAGAAGTTCCCAGAGAACTGCGTTATGAGATTGATTTAGACGATCGAGAGATCCAAGTCCTAATTTTGCTGAGTCGGGAGTCTTTGACTGATAAAGCGATCGCTAACCGTCTAAATCTATCCTTAAAAACCATTCAAAATTGCGTACAACGTCTTAAGGCAAAACTGAGCATCGATTATCTTGATGAAAATAATACCAGTACCCGCGTTGCCCTCTGCATGGAAGCCGTTCGGCGCAAACTTATCGTGTTATAA
- a CDS encoding CHASE2 domain-containing protein, whose amino-acid sequence MALRKTWQITALWLGIGWSFLWSVLLSELPLIQQLDLWQYDRLIPYAHSRTPPPEIVLVTISQTDLKTWGLTNQPTIYSNLVNRLLDSGAAVVVMNLQPNWLQTSDHTDNPIATLIQRHSDRIVLVLPTTSATQPNPNEWRSYEYFLPATDKGKPLFPPQSILGFAEYEPEAKNPQSIRSTARQASLSGHFTLSQNFDRIQTLDSAALLALKKFQLQKQPLRTPQTPIQIHFWGATGTFSTLEAQSVLSNGASIAKVRNKIILVGFSDMNNPDTFAIRSPFGKLIPAVELQANLLASLLTGSFYQTVPNWLQKVLVLLSGVLISQWVFFGKLNNRARKEYWYWLYPTLGLSGFIFISLVLFGQGWFLPVTLPLLTCMATIASVFICLLLGVQKDLIEQQQCEIDRLRSIEQTAAISQARKMLHRIAANIHEGPLQELKLIMDRLEMLQFNKEEEASNLDPVLDQLEDLGYHLREQLEVARTITLEITPELKAGLDIGIKAKLQRLINSRELTLKVIPQLQPIEEPESNSLWLEAREDIYHFFYEAICNVIRHAQPPYGTATQVQVSLSQQNQHCTLIIENDGAKLEPSNFELSTMSRTRGGYGMKLMKVIASELPQGNFEYVTLPKGGMRVKLSWHQIFN is encoded by the coding sequence ATGGCACTCCGCAAAACATGGCAAATAACTGCTCTCTGGCTGGGAATCGGCTGGAGCTTTTTGTGGAGCGTGCTTTTGTCGGAACTTCCCCTGATTCAACAACTCGACCTTTGGCAATACGATCGCCTAATCCCCTACGCCCACTCCCGAACTCCACCCCCAGAAATCGTCCTAGTTACTATTTCCCAAACTGACTTAAAAACCTGGGGATTAACCAACCAACCCACTATTTATAGCAACCTCGTTAACCGTCTCCTCGATTCAGGTGCAGCGGTGGTAGTTATGAACTTACAACCTAATTGGCTACAAACTTCAGATCATACAGATAACCCGATCGCAACTCTTATTCAACGCCATAGCGATCGCATAGTCCTTGTCCTCCCCACCACCAGCGCCACTCAACCCAACCCTAACGAATGGCGCAGTTACGAGTATTTCCTACCAGCAACCGACAAAGGTAAACCCCTATTTCCGCCCCAGTCGATTCTCGGTTTTGCTGAATACGAGCCAGAAGCCAAAAATCCTCAGAGTATTCGCAGTACCGCTCGTCAAGCTAGTTTATCTGGGCACTTTACCCTTAGCCAGAATTTCGATCGCATTCAAACGCTTGATTCAGCAGCTTTACTCGCCCTCAAGAAATTTCAACTCCAGAAGCAACCTCTTCGCACTCCGCAAACTCCGATTCAAATACATTTTTGGGGAGCAACCGGAACTTTTTCCACCCTGGAAGCTCAATCAGTTTTGAGCAACGGCGCATCTATCGCCAAAGTCCGCAACAAAATCATTCTGGTAGGTTTTTCCGATATGAATAACCCTGATACTTTTGCTATTCGTTCTCCCTTTGGCAAACTTATACCCGCTGTAGAATTACAAGCCAATTTACTGGCAAGTTTGCTAACCGGATCTTTTTATCAAACAGTTCCCAATTGGCTGCAAAAAGTCCTGGTTTTATTGAGCGGTGTCTTGATTAGTCAATGGGTTTTCTTTGGCAAACTAAACAACCGTGCAAGAAAAGAATACTGGTATTGGCTTTATCCCACTTTGGGATTGAGTGGGTTTATTTTTATCAGTTTGGTGCTGTTTGGACAGGGTTGGTTTTTACCTGTTACCCTACCTTTATTGACTTGCATGGCAACGATCGCATCTGTATTTATTTGTTTACTGTTGGGTGTGCAAAAAGACTTGATCGAGCAGCAACAGTGTGAGATCGATCGTCTGCGATCGATCGAACAAACCGCAGCCATTTCTCAAGCCAGAAAAATGCTACATCGGATTGCAGCTAATATTCACGAAGGTCCACTCCAAGAATTGAAGCTAATCATGGATCGATTGGAAATGCTTCAATTTAATAAAGAAGAAGAAGCATCAAATCTTGACCCCGTTTTAGATCAACTCGAAGACTTAGGATATCACCTGCGCGAACAGCTAGAAGTAGCCCGTACCATCACCCTAGAAATTACACCGGAATTAAAAGCAGGATTAGACATTGGTATTAAAGCAAAATTGCAACGACTAATCAATTCTAGAGAACTCACTCTCAAGGTTATTCCACAGTTGCAACCCATAGAAGAACCCGAATCTAACAGTCTTTGGCTCGAAGCCCGTGAGGATATTTATCATTTCTTTTATGAAGCCATTTGTAATGTAATTCGCCACGCTCAACCCCCTTACGGAACTGCTACCCAAGTGCAGGTGAGTTTGTCCCAGCAAAATCAACATTGTACCCTAATTATTGAGAATGATGGTGCAAAATTAGAACCTTCAAATTTTGAGCTTTCAACTATGTCTAGAACGCGGGGTGGCTACGGAATGAAATTGATGAAAGTTATTGCCTCAGAACTTCCTCAAGGAAACTTTGAGTATGTTACTTTACCAAAGGGAGGTATGCGAGTAAAACTTTCTTGGCATCAAATTTTTAATTAA
- the ppsA gene encoding phosphoenolpyruvate synthase, with product MVIAIQQKTSPESKDKALVLWFEEVGIADIPLVGGKNASLGEMIQELTSKGISVPTGFATTAYAYRYFIKGAGLEEKLRQIFSDLNVEDVNNLRERGKQARALILDTPFPADLQAAIASAYQKLCERYGYNNKLCDRFEGEDKEQCERESQDVDVAVRSSATAEDLPDASFAGQQETYLNVHGVRAVLEACHRCFASIFTDRAISYRTIKGFDHFEVALSVGVQKMVRSDLASSGVMFSIDTETGFRNAALVTAAYGLGENVVQGAVNPDEYFVFKPTLQGGYRPILEKRLGTKEIKMIYDVGGTKLTKNVPVAQSERVKYALNDDEILTLGKWACIIEDHYSKVRGTYTPMDIEWAKDGLDGQLYIVQARPETVQSQKSGSVLRNFKLNGTGNVLTTGRAVGEMIGQGRARVILDVHNLDEFKAGEVLVTNKTDPDWEPIMKKASAIVTNQGGRTCHAAIIAREMGIPAIVGCGNATGLLKTGQEVTVSCSEGEEGRVYEGLVPFEVQETQLDNLPQIKTKILMNVGNPEEAFGLSSIPCDGVGLARLEFIIANHIKCHPLALLKFDQLEDKAAKWEIQQLTALYENKADFFVDKLAHGIGMIAAAFYPNPVVLRMSDFKSNEYANLLGGREFEPKEENPMIGWRGASRYYDPNYRDAYGLECIAVKRVRDEMGLTNVIPMIPFCRTPDEGRKVLAEMEKHGLKRGENGLQVYVMCEIPNNVIMADEFSEVFDGFSIGSNDLTQLTLGLDRDSALVAHIFDERNPGVKEMVRLVIEKAKKNNRKIGICGQAPSDYPEFARFLVEQGIDSISLNPDSVIKTLLDIAKMESGN from the coding sequence ATGGTTATTGCTATACAACAAAAAACATCACCAGAATCTAAAGACAAAGCGTTAGTTCTGTGGTTTGAAGAAGTAGGAATTGCTGATATTCCCCTAGTAGGTGGAAAGAATGCCTCGCTAGGAGAAATGATTCAAGAATTGACATCTAAAGGAATAAGTGTTCCGACGGGTTTTGCGACAACAGCTTATGCTTATCGGTACTTTATAAAAGGTGCTGGATTAGAAGAAAAATTGCGGCAAATTTTTTCTGATTTAAATGTTGAAGATGTTAATAATTTAAGAGAACGTGGGAAACAAGCGCGTGCGTTAATCCTCGATACACCATTCCCCGCAGATTTACAGGCGGCGATCGCATCAGCATATCAAAAACTCTGCGAACGCTACGGTTACAATAACAAATTATGCGATCGATTTGAAGGTGAAGACAAAGAACAGTGCGAAAGAGAAAGTCAAGATGTTGACGTAGCTGTTCGTTCATCTGCAACTGCGGAAGACTTGCCAGATGCGAGTTTTGCAGGGCAACAAGAAACTTATCTAAACGTACATGGCGTAAGAGCAGTTTTAGAAGCTTGCCATAGATGTTTTGCTTCTATTTTTACTGACCGTGCTATCTCTTATCGGACAATTAAAGGCTTCGATCATTTTGAAGTTGCGCTGTCAGTGGGCGTACAAAAAATGGTGCGTTCTGACTTAGCTTCTTCTGGTGTTATGTTCTCTATTGACACAGAAACAGGCTTCAGGAATGCAGCTTTAGTAACAGCCGCTTATGGGTTAGGTGAAAACGTAGTTCAAGGTGCTGTAAACCCTGACGAATATTTCGTTTTCAAACCTACTTTGCAAGGCGGATATCGCCCAATTTTGGAAAAACGTCTGGGTACGAAAGAGATCAAAATGATCTACGATGTCGGCGGTACTAAACTGACGAAAAACGTACCAGTCGCTCAATCAGAAAGAGTTAAATATGCTCTGAATGATGACGAAATTCTCACATTAGGTAAATGGGCTTGCATCATTGAAGACCACTATTCTAAAGTTCGCGGCACTTACACGCCGATGGATATTGAATGGGCAAAAGATGGCTTGGATGGTCAACTTTATATCGTTCAAGCTCGTCCAGAAACGGTGCAATCGCAAAAATCTGGTAGCGTCCTACGTAACTTCAAACTGAATGGCACAGGCAATGTATTGACTACCGGACGTGCAGTTGGGGAAATGATCGGCCAAGGTAGGGCGCGGGTGATTCTCGATGTGCATAATCTTGATGAATTCAAAGCTGGTGAAGTCTTAGTTACTAACAAGACTGACCCGGATTGGGAACCGATTATGAAGAAAGCAAGTGCGATCGTCACTAATCAAGGTGGACGGACTTGCCACGCAGCGATTATCGCTCGTGAAATGGGTATCCCGGCGATCGTTGGTTGCGGAAACGCTACTGGTTTGCTCAAAACTGGTCAAGAAGTTACTGTTTCTTGTTCTGAGGGTGAAGAAGGAAGAGTTTACGAAGGTTTAGTACCTTTTGAAGTTCAAGAAACCCAACTCGATAACCTACCGCAAATCAAAACTAAGATTTTGATGAACGTTGGTAATCCCGAAGAAGCTTTTGGTTTATCTTCGATTCCTTGCGATGGTGTTGGTCTAGCTCGCTTAGAATTCATTATCGCCAATCACATTAAATGTCACCCATTGGCATTGTTGAAGTTTGACCAATTAGAAGATAAAGCAGCGAAGTGGGAAATTCAACAATTGACCGCTCTCTACGAAAATAAAGCTGACTTCTTCGTAGACAAACTGGCTCATGGTATCGGCATGATTGCGGCGGCATTCTATCCGAATCCAGTGGTGCTGCGGATGTCTGACTTCAAGAGCAATGAATATGCTAACTTGCTTGGTGGACGAGAATTCGAGCCGAAAGAAGAAAACCCGATGATTGGTTGGCGCGGTGCTTCTCGTTACTACGATCCAAATTATCGTGATGCCTACGGTTTGGAATGTATCGCCGTGAAACGGGTACGCGACGAAATGGGTTTAACTAACGTGATTCCGATGATTCCGTTCTGCCGCACTCCTGATGAAGGACGCAAGGTATTGGCGGAAATGGAAAAACACGGTTTGAAACGGGGTGAAAATGGCTTGCAAGTCTACGTGATGTGCGAAATTCCCAACAACGTGATCATGGCAGACGAGTTTAGCGAAGTGTTTGATGGTTTCTCGATCGGTTCTAACGACCTAACTCAATTAACATTGGGATTAGACCGTGACTCGGCTTTAGTGGCTCACATTTTCGACGAACGCAACCCTGGCGTGAAAGAAATGGTGCGGTTGGTGATTGAAAAAGCCAAGAAGAATAACCGGAAGATTGGGATCTGCGGTCAAGCACCTTCTGACTATCCAGAATTTGCCCGCTTCTTGGTGGAACAAGGGATTGATTCGATCAGCTTGAACCCTGACTCGGTAATCAAGACTCTGCTTGATATCGCCAAAATGGAAAGTGGCAACTGA
- a CDS encoding universal stress protein: protein MFKKILVAIDSLEKSNHILDTALFMAKASNAELMLLHVLSPYEEGYPNMTLQLSNNYPVVTHQDSISNYLRQRESFESNSLESLRSLLVQVSDTGIKAEMTQNFGDPKWNICDLARTWGADLIIMGRRANYDIKDALHGSVSNYVLHNSHCAVLTLQRPD, encoded by the coding sequence ATGTTTAAAAAAATTCTCGTAGCAATAGATTCTTTGGAAAAGAGTAATCATATTCTGGATACAGCTTTGTTTATGGCTAAAGCGAGTAATGCGGAATTAATGTTGTTGCACGTCCTTAGTCCTTATGAGGAAGGTTATCCGAATATGACTTTGCAATTGAGTAACAATTATCCAGTTGTTACTCATCAGGATAGTATTAGTAATTATTTAAGACAGCGAGAGAGTTTTGAAAGTAATAGTTTGGAGTCATTGCGATCGCTTTTAGTGCAAGTGAGCGATACAGGCATTAAAGCCGAGATGACCCAAAATTTTGGCGACCCCAAGTGGAACATTTGCGATTTAGCTCGAACTTGGGGTGCTGATTTAATCATAATGGGCCGACGGGCTAACTATGATATTAAAGATGCTCTTCATGGCAGCGTGAGTAACTATGTGTTGCATAATTCCCACTGTGCTGTACTTACCCTGCAACGACCAGACTAA